The following are encoded in a window of Gossypium raimondii isolate GPD5lz chromosome 13, ASM2569854v1, whole genome shotgun sequence genomic DNA:
- the LOC105783500 gene encoding pentatricopeptide repeat-containing protein At1g26900, mitochondrial produces MLFKPSNFGPNPSTIVSILKSCKQITEISQIHGCIIKTGLDNDPFIISKLLLSSSLQDLKYAASVFKQIDNPNLFMYNCILRGFSISNNPKQAFSVFNNLRAKDGIFLDQFSFITTLKACGRELAIFNGQMIHGLALRSGHLFFINVKNTLLHVYSVCGRMFDAHNLFDESPERNDVVSWNTLMGGYLDVSKPDTVIGLFRQMRWNCLTMSVTTFLTVLLTTGEVRDSLGGESIHGHCLKLGFCFDSNLVSALIDMYAKTGNVYLGRRAFDDVVAKDVVLWNCMISKYAENGLLEESLALLRLMKVMQVKPNSTTLVSLLSACAASGAINIGLCIGNYVEEEGMPLDAVIGTALIDMYAKCGVLNKAVDVFHRMESKDVKSWTAMISGYGVHGFAQDAIRLFYQMEEEGFRPNEVTFLTVLSACSHGGLITEGTSCFEKMIQYGILPKVEHYGCIIDLFGRAGLLEEAHDLIKSLPIKGDATAWRALLSACRVYGNVELGECVKGVLVGSYNQHPTDSILLSSTYAIAGRLQDQTRMQAMEKEMLKRAGIRSVGKEDKMLKEAGYSIIEMDNEGFDLNS; encoded by the coding sequence ATGCTATTCAAACCTTCAAACTTTGGCCCAAATCCTTCAACCATCGtttccatattaaaatcatGCAAGCAAATTACTGAAATCTCTCAAATTCATGGCTGTATCATTAAAACTGGACTTGATAATGACCCTTTCATAATAAGCaagcttcttctttcttcttcactgcAAGATTTAAAATATGCAGCCTCCGTCTTCAAGCAAATTGACAACCCAAATCTCTTCATGTACAATTGCATCCTTAGAGGCTTTTCCATTAGCAATAACCCAAAACAAGCTTTTAGTGTTTTCAATAACTTGAGGGCTAAAGATGGGATTTTTCTGGACCAGTTCTCTTTCATTACTACGCTTAAAGCATGTGGCCGTGAGTTGGCAATTTTTAACGGTCAAATGATTCATGGGTTGGCTTTGAGATCTGGGCATTTGTTTTTCATCAATGTTAAGAATACCCTTTTGCATGTTTACAGTGTTTGTGGAAGAATGTTTGATGCTCATAACTTGTTCGATGAAAGTCCTGAAAGGAACGATGTCGTTTCGTGGAACACTTTGATGGGTGGGTATCTTGATGTTTCTAAACCTGATACTGTCATAGGTTTGTTCAGACAAATGCGTTGGAATTGTTTGACAATGAGTGTCACTACGTTTTTGACTGTTCTATTGACTACGGGTGAAGTACGGGATTCACTTGGGGGAGAGTCAATTCACGGGCATTGTTTGAAACTTGGGTTTTGTTTTGACTCAAATCTGGTATCTGCTTTAATCGATATGTATGCGAAAACTGGGAATGTTTATTTAGGGCGTAGGGCTTTCGATGATGTTGTAGCAAAGGATGTTGTACTCTGGAATTGTATGATCAGCAAGTATGCTGAAAATGGCCTGCTTGAAGAGTCTTTAGCTTTACTACGTCTCATGAAAGTTATGCAAGTAAAGCCTAATTCGACTACATTGGTATCTTTGCTTTCAGCTTGTGCTGCCTCCGGAGCTATAAATATAGGACTCTGCATAGGTAATTATGTGGAAGAGGAAGGAATGCCACTGGATGCGGTTATCGGGACGGCTCTCATCGATATGTATGCAAAATGCGGTGTTTTAAACAAGGCCGTTGATGTGTTTCATAGGATGGAGAGCAAAGATGTAAAATCTTGGACTGCGATGATTTCAGGTTACGGAGTGCATGGTTTTGCCCAAGATGCCATTAGGTTATTTTATCAAATGGAGGAAGAAGGCTTTAGACCTAATGAAGTCACCTTCTTAACAGTTTTGAGTGCCTGCAGTCATGGAGGGCTAATCACAGAGGGGACCAGTTGCTTTGAGAAGATGATACAATATGGTATCTTGCCGAAAGTCGAACACTATGGATGTATCATTGATCTTTTTGGCCGTGCTGGATTGCTAGAAGAAGCACATGATTTAATCAAAAGCTTGCCCATTAAAGGCGATGCTACTGCATGGCGTGCACTGCTTTCAGCTTGCCGAGTATACGGGAACGTTGAGTTGGGGGAATGTGTGAAGGGTGTATTGGTGGGATCTTATAATCAACATCCAACGGATTCAATCCTTCTTTCTAGTACATATGCTATTGCTGGAAGGTTGCAGGATCAAACCAGGATGCAGgcaatggaaaaagaaatgctCAAAAGGGCTGGGATTAGGTCAGTTGGAAAGGAGGATAAGATGCTTAAGGAAGCTGGATATAGCATAATTGAAATGGACAATGAAGGGTTTGATCTTAATTCCTAA